The following proteins are encoded in a genomic region of Helicobacter macacae MIT 99-5501:
- the ccoO gene encoding cytochrome-c oxidase, cbb3-type subunit II — protein MFSWLEKNPFFFTVAFLVVFSIAGLVEILPDFSKSSRPIDGLKPYSLLETAGRQVYMKEGCYNCHSQLIRPFQSETDRYGMASISGEYAYDRPFLWGSKRTGPDLHRIGDSRSTDWHENHMFDPKSVVPASIMPAYKHLYDKNVDFETAYAEAITQMEVFSVPYNTQGGVSIGTSIEEAKDIYMEEAKALVEDMKSQDIKDYLEKGEVKEIVALIAYLNSLGQSRRTK, from the coding sequence ATGTTTAGTTGGCTAGAAAAAAATCCTTTCTTTTTCACAGTAGCGTTTTTGGTGGTGTTTTCTATCGCGGGGCTTGTAGAGATTCTACCTGACTTTTCTAAGTCCTCTCGCCCTATTGATGGGCTTAAGCCATATAGTTTGCTAGAGACTGCGGGCAGGCAAGTCTATATGAAAGAGGGTTGCTATAATTGCCATTCACAACTTATCCGTCCATTTCAGTCTGAAACAGACAGATATGGTATGGCAAGTATAAGTGGTGAATACGCCTATGATAGACCATTTTTGTGGGGCTCTAAGCGCACAGGACCAGACTTACATAGGATAGGGGATTCTCGCTCCACAGATTGGCACGAAAATCATATGTTTGACCCAAAAAGTGTTGTTCCTGCGTCCATTATGCCTGCGTATAAGCATCTCTATGATAAAAATGTTGATTTTGAAACTGCGTATGCAGAAGCTATCACACAAATGGAAGTCTTTAGCGTGCCTTACAATACTCAAGGTGGCGTGTCTATCGGCACAAGCATAGAGGAAGCAAAAGACATCTATATGGAAGAAGCAAAAGCACTTGTCGAGGATATGAAAAGCCAAGACATTAAAGACTATTTAGAAAAAGGCGAAGTCAAAGAAATCGTAGCTTTGATAGCCTATCTAAATAGTTTAGGGCAAAGCAGACGGACAAAATAA
- the priA gene encoding replication restart helicase PriA — translation MSLYYLVAPFGAKSPPFTYKSHTTYEKGTLVEIPLREKVVLGVVLGSVQKPSFECKEIGEQKGCFDSRQVLLAEFVAYYYFCTLSEAYNLMQPHYGFGNSSLGNHCVDFVDFGGSQAIQASSPPKSTKSSTSTTANAKIVEKKSNSVIAGKNPYLTMERTLATKVALEKSKSSVDSHEASTNPHITHTQLHPLSQAQKRALDFVLAKPISLLFGDTGSGKSEIYFHLIASALTQGKSALFLMPEISLTPQIESRLKNAFGEQVGIWHSKVSQKQKKEILQKLESNELKIIAGARSALFLPIQNLGIIIIDEEHDDAYKSFQNPRYNARDCALYLSKKCGLQVVLGSATPSLTSYYLAKKGGYLYRLKGAFFEEAKKQYILENSPTSLTPLLLSHIKSTLQAKKQAIIFVPTRANFKALLCQECGYGFACPFCSVNMSLHIKQNRLVCHYCGYSQITPKSCLECDSQNLTTKRVGTQQIADELKQSFSEAKIGIFDKDHITTSGKLNEALRAFRDGEIDILVGTQMLSKGHDYHNVELAVILGIEYVLNGGDFRSFERGIALLHQIAGRSGRKHIGKVFIQSPQAEFLRGFLGDYEEFLAWEEKRRSDNYPPFRKLVMIHCSHLRQERAKEQMEEILPILKRQKNIHIIGHGSNAIERIANKWRFHILLNGEKISDILEALNAVKSELESVAKSSADLHTKSHSKPNSKSNPNSCPKSHANSSLQKWVESTQNHSSSSHKQNSHSQKSLHFGKRLDVDIDCLDTL, via the coding sequence ATGTCGCTTTACTACCTTGTCGCTCCATTTGGTGCAAAATCCCCACCTTTTACCTACAAATCACACACTACTTATGAAAAAGGCACGCTTGTAGAGATTCCACTGCGCGAAAAAGTCGTGCTAGGCGTGGTGCTAGGTAGCGTGCAAAAGCCTAGCTTTGAGTGCAAAGAGATAGGCGAGCAAAAGGGGTGTTTTGATAGTAGGCAGGTATTATTAGCGGAGTTTGTGGCGTATTATTATTTTTGCACGCTAAGTGAAGCATACAATCTAATGCAACCACATTATGGCTTTGGCAATTCGTCTTTGGGTAATCATTGCGTAGATTTTGTAGATTTTGGGGGTTCGCAGGCGATACAGGCTAGCTCACCCCCAAAATCTACAAAAAGCTCCACAAGCACCACCGCAAATGCTAAAATTGTAGAAAAAAAATCTAATTCCGTTATCGCAGGTAAAAATCCGTATTTAACTATGGAAAGAACTTTAGCAACTAAAGTTGCCTTAGAGAAGTCAAAGTCTAGTGTGGATTCCCACGAGGCAAGCACAAACCCTCATATCACCCATACACAGCTACACCCACTTAGTCAAGCGCAAAAACGCGCACTAGATTTTGTGCTTGCTAAGCCTATAAGCCTGCTTTTTGGCGATACGGGCAGTGGCAAAAGCGAAATCTACTTCCACCTCATCGCCTCCGCGCTCACACAGGGAAAGTCCGCGCTCTTTCTAATGCCTGAAATCTCACTCACACCACAGATAGAATCAAGGCTAAAAAACGCATTTGGCGAGCAGGTAGGAATCTGGCACTCCAAAGTAAGCCAAAAACAAAAAAAAGAGATTTTACAAAAACTTGAATCAAACGAGCTAAAAATCATCGCAGGAGCTCGCTCTGCCCTCTTTTTGCCAATCCAAAATCTAGGGATTATCATTATCGATGAAGAGCACGATGATGCGTATAAATCTTTCCAAAATCCACGCTATAATGCGCGTGATTGCGCTCTATATCTGTCCAAAAAATGTGGCTTACAAGTGGTGCTAGGCTCGGCAACTCCAAGCCTCACAAGCTACTATCTTGCAAAAAAGGGTGGCTATCTTTATCGCCTAAAGGGTGCGTTTTTTGAGGAGGCAAAAAAACAATATATCTTAGAAAACTCCCCCACAAGCCTAACCCCGCTACTTCTCTCACACATAAAATCTACACTACAAGCAAAAAAACAAGCTATCATTTTTGTGCCAACTAGGGCGAATTTTAAGGCATTGCTATGCCAAGAGTGCGGATATGGGTTTGCCTGCCCATTTTGCAGTGTCAATATGAGCTTGCATATCAAGCAAAACCGCCTTGTTTGCCATTATTGTGGTTACTCTCAAATCACGCCAAAATCCTGCCTAGAATGCGATAGCCAAAATCTAACCACAAAGCGCGTAGGCACACAGCAAATCGCAGATGAGCTAAAGCAATCTTTTAGCGAGGCAAAAATAGGGATTTTTGACAAAGACCATATCACTACAAGCGGCAAGCTAAATGAAGCATTGAGAGCATTTAGAGATGGCGAGATAGACATACTTGTCGGCACGCAAATGCTCTCAAAAGGGCACGATTATCACAATGTCGAACTAGCCGTGATTTTGGGAATCGAGTATGTGCTAAATGGAGGGGATTTTCGCAGCTTTGAGCGAGGGATAGCCCTGCTTCATCAAATCGCGGGGAGAAGCGGGCGCAAACACATTGGCAAGGTATTTATCCAAAGCCCACAAGCCGAGTTTCTTAGAGGATTTTTGGGTGATTATGAGGAGTTTTTGGCGTGGGAAGAAAAGCGCAGAAGTGATAATTATCCACCTTTTAGAAAACTTGTGATGATTCATTGCTCACACCTGCGACAAGAGAGGGCAAAAGAGCAAATGGAGGAGATTCTCCCCATACTAAAGCGACAAAAAAATATCCATATCATAGGGCACGGAAGCAACGCCATAGAGCGAATAGCAAACAAATGGCGATTTCATATTTTGCTAAATGGAGAAAAGATTAGCGATATATTAGAAGCACTAAATGCAGTGAAAAGCGAGCTAGAATCGGTCGCAAAATCTAGTGCAGATTTGCACACAAAATCACACTCAAAGCCTAACTCAAAATCTAACCCAAACTCTTGCCCAAAATCGCACGCAAATTCTAGCTTGCAAAAATGGGTAGAATCTACACAAAATCATAGCTCATCATCACATAAGCAAAACTCTCATTCTCAAAAATCCCTACATTTCGGCAAAAGGCTTGATGTTGATATTGATTGCTTAGATACTTTGTGA
- a CDS encoding cytochrome c oxidase, cbb3-type, CcoQ subunit — protein MAAQNIEYIRVGAYFVVTILLIVFLYSYAISMWRRQRKGLRDYEKYGDLAVNDSLSDELVEPRTTSKKE, from the coding sequence ATGGCAGCCCAAAATATTGAATACATAAGAGTTGGTGCGTATTTTGTCGTTACCATACTTTTGATTGTGTTTTTGTATTCGTATGCGATTTCTATGTGGCGCAGGCAAAGAAAGGGTTTGCGCGACTATGAGAAATACGGCGATTTGGCTGTCAATGATAGCTTAAGTGATGAGCTAGTCGAGCCTCGCACAACATCAAAAAAGGAGTAG
- the ccoN gene encoding cytochrome-c oxidase, cbb3-type subunit I — MQDNVATLEYDYSIAKLFLFSTLAFGFIGMLIGVVLAFQLAFPDLNYIAGEYGIFGRLRPLHTNGIIYGFTLSGIWAAWYYLGQRVLKITYHQHPLLKFIGLAHFWVYIVLMLAAVILLFAGFTQSKEYAELPWILDLVVVVVWVLWGASMFGSMGVRRENVIYISLWYFMATFTAIAVLYIFNNLAIPTYLVAGTGSVLHSISLYAGSNDALIQWWWGHNAVAFVFTSGVIGVIYYFLPKESGQSVFSYKLTLFSFWSLMFIYIWAGGHHVIYSTVPDWVQTLGSVFSVILILPSWGTAVNMLLTMRGQWHQLKESPLIKFLILASTFYMLSTLEGPIQSIKSVNALAHFTDWIVGHVHDGVLGWVGFTLIAACYHMLPRMFKREIYSRKIMDIQFWIMTIGIVFYFSSMWIAGITQGMMWRDMDQYGNLAYQFIDTVSVLFPYYLIRAIGGALYLVGFIMFIYNVIMTITAARELESEPKSASPMAS; from the coding sequence ATGCAAGACAATGTAGCAACTTTAGAATACGACTATTCTATCGCAAAATTGTTTTTGTTCTCAACGCTTGCATTCGGGTTTATCGGTATGCTTATCGGCGTTGTTTTGGCGTTTCAGCTAGCGTTCCCTGATTTGAACTATATCGCTGGCGAATATGGAATCTTTGGGCGACTTCGACCACTTCACACAAATGGAATCATCTATGGTTTCACTCTTAGTGGGATTTGGGCTGCGTGGTATTATCTAGGACAAAGAGTGCTAAAAATCACTTACCACCAACACCCGCTTCTAAAATTCATCGGTTTAGCACATTTTTGGGTTTATATCGTGCTTATGCTTGCAGCTGTGATTTTACTTTTTGCGGGCTTTACACAATCAAAAGAATACGCTGAACTTCCTTGGATTTTGGACTTGGTAGTGGTAGTAGTGTGGGTGCTATGGGGCGCAAGTATGTTTGGCTCTATGGGTGTTAGACGCGAAAATGTGATTTATATTTCGCTATGGTATTTTATGGCGACTTTTACAGCTATCGCCGTGCTATATATCTTTAACAACCTTGCTATTCCTACTTACCTTGTCGCTGGCACAGGAAGTGTATTGCACTCTATCTCACTCTACGCAGGTAGCAATGACGCACTTATCCAATGGTGGTGGGGACACAATGCGGTGGCATTTGTTTTCACTTCTGGCGTTATCGGCGTGATTTATTACTTCTTGCCAAAAGAATCTGGGCAAAGCGTATTTTCTTACAAACTCACACTCTTTTCGTTTTGGAGTTTGATGTTTATATACATTTGGGCTGGCGGACACCACGTCATTTACTCTACCGTGCCTGATTGGGTGCAAACTCTTGGTTCAGTCTTTTCTGTGATTTTGATTTTGCCTTCTTGGGGAACTGCGGTAAATATGCTTCTTACTATGCGCGGGCAATGGCATCAGCTAAAAGAATCTCCACTTATCAAATTCCTAATCCTTGCTTCTACATTCTATATGCTATCTACTTTAGAAGGACCGATTCAGTCTATCAAGTCTGTCAATGCTCTAGCGCACTTCACAGATTGGATTGTCGGGCATGTCCACGATGGTGTTCTAGGCTGGGTAGGATTTACACTTATCGCAGCTTGCTATCATATGCTTCCTAGAATGTTTAAGCGCGAAATCTACTCTAGAAAGATTATGGACATACAATTCTGGATTATGACGATAGGGATTGTGTTTTATTTCTCTAGTATGTGGATTGCAGGTATCACACAAGGTATGATGTGGAGAGATATGGACCAATACGGCAACCTAGCATATCAGTTTATTGATACAGTTAGCGTGCTATTCCCATACTATCTTATCCGTGCGATTGGTGGGGCATTGTATTTGGTAGGCTTTATAATGTTTATCTACAATGTCATAATGACAATCACAGCAGCAAGAGAGCTAGAGAGTGAGCCAAAATCTGCCTCACCTATGGCTTCTTAA